In Synechococcus sp. CC9616, the following are encoded in one genomic region:
- a CDS encoding ABC transporter ATP-binding protein yields MRSDHRVSPLSPTPPAVPAPPVELCDLWHRFEGAGQSWTLRGIDLKLAPGELVGLLGPSGCGKTTLLRLIAGFEKPSRGSVHLQQGLVAGEGRWVPPERRGVGMVFQDYALFPHLSAWRNACFGLRPGQDVSRARWLLELLGLADLEQRFPHQLSGGQRQRLALARALAPAPAVVLMDEPLSNLDVEVRLRLRGELTSVLKLCGASGLIVTHDPGEALAICDRVAVMKDGRFDQCAEPRQLVQDPATPFVGRFVLQANLLPVIARSEDTLHCALGPLQADHAGQASLPPGSGSVLVDPSVISLEVDSGAEACVMGREFLEEGWQYRVQLDNQTLRLNLPLDQVHPRGTRCRLRLRPEASVVLFPERIRLRASDPCDDASSPVLQPSQPA; encoded by the coding sequence ATGAGAAGCGATCATCGCGTTTCGCCGTTGTCCCCCACCCCTCCAGCGGTCCCGGCTCCACCGGTGGAGCTTTGCGATCTCTGGCATCGATTTGAGGGTGCCGGACAGAGCTGGACGCTTCGGGGAATTGATTTGAAGCTGGCCCCCGGGGAGCTGGTGGGCCTTCTCGGTCCGTCTGGTTGCGGTAAGACCACCCTCTTGCGACTGATCGCAGGTTTTGAGAAGCCCTCCCGCGGGAGTGTTCACCTTCAACAGGGACTTGTGGCTGGAGAGGGGCGCTGGGTTCCTCCAGAGCGCCGCGGAGTGGGGATGGTGTTTCAGGATTACGCCCTGTTCCCGCATCTGAGTGCCTGGCGGAACGCCTGTTTCGGGCTTCGCCCCGGCCAGGATGTCAGCCGTGCACGCTGGCTGCTTGAACTGCTCGGTTTGGCTGATCTCGAGCAGCGATTCCCCCATCAGCTTTCAGGGGGACAACGACAGCGGCTGGCTCTGGCAAGGGCACTGGCTCCGGCTCCAGCTGTTGTGCTTATGGATGAACCGTTATCCAACCTTGATGTGGAGGTGCGTCTCAGGCTCCGTGGCGAGCTCACGTCGGTCCTGAAATTATGTGGAGCTAGTGGCCTGATCGTGACGCATGACCCAGGAGAAGCGCTGGCGATCTGCGACCGCGTGGCTGTGATGAAGGATGGCCGTTTTGATCAGTGCGCTGAGCCGCGACAGCTCGTTCAGGACCCTGCCACTCCTTTTGTGGGTCGCTTTGTTCTGCAGGCCAATCTGCTGCCGGTGATCGCCCGCTCGGAGGACACACTCCATTGCGCCCTGGGGCCTTTGCAGGCAGACCATGCCGGCCAGGCGAGCCTTCCCCCCGGTTCTGGATCGGTGCTTGTGGATCCATCCGTCATCAGCCTCGAGGTCGACAGCGGCGCCGAAGCCTGTGTGATGGGTCGCGAGTTCCTCGAGGAGGGATGGCAGTACCGGGTTCAGCTCGACAATCAGACCCTGCGGCTGAATCTTCCGCTCGATCAGGTTCATCCTCGCGGAACCCGTTGTCGGCTGAGGCTGCGGCCTGAAGCCTCAGTTGTGTTGTTCCCTGAGCGAATCAGGCTGCGCGCCAGTGATCCTTGTGATGACGCAAGTTCCCCAGTTCTTCAGCCGTCGCAGCCTGCATGA
- a CDS encoding Rid family detoxifying hydrolase encodes MSAQAITTMSAPAPVGPYNQAVLAGGWLYCSGQIPIDPATGSMVGNGDVTAETRQVLNNLIAVLKEAGASPSQVVRCTVYLADLGDFQTVNALYAEVFGQGVSPARACVEVAALPKGSRVEIDCIAWLGAETVAG; translated from the coding sequence ATGTCCGCTCAAGCGATCACGACGATGTCCGCTCCAGCTCCGGTTGGCCCCTACAACCAGGCTGTTCTCGCCGGGGGTTGGCTGTACTGCTCCGGGCAGATCCCAATCGACCCGGCCACGGGGTCCATGGTGGGGAATGGAGACGTGACGGCGGAAACGCGTCAGGTGCTGAACAATCTCATCGCTGTTCTCAAGGAAGCTGGCGCCAGCCCCAGCCAGGTGGTGCGTTGCACCGTCTATCTGGCAGACCTTGGAGACTTCCAGACAGTGAATGCGTTGTACGCCGAGGTGTTCGGACAGGGTGTCAGTCCTGCCAGGGCATGCGTCGAGGTGGCAGCTCTGCCGAAAGGGTCCCGGGTGGAGATTGACTGCATTGCCTGGCTTGGAGCTGAGACAGTCGCAGGCTGA
- a CDS encoding DUF3136 domain-containing protein has protein sequence MPQAKLTIGELEAGYPLYCKALRRLLQQGKSPKDIERTVCWGHLETLNRCLPTRYKSPSYLLALIRRDLEKKTS, from the coding sequence ATGCCCCAGGCGAAGCTGACCATCGGTGAACTGGAGGCGGGCTATCCCCTGTACTGCAAGGCATTAAGGCGCCTCCTGCAGCAAGGGAAATCACCCAAAGACATCGAACGCACGGTCTGCTGGGGGCATTTGGAGACCCTCAACCGCTGCTTGCCAACCCGCTACAAATCGCCCTCCTATCTGCTGGCTCTGATCAGGCGAGACCTGGAAAAAAAGACTTCATGA
- a CDS encoding GAF domain-containing protein, with translation MFSDVVKTAARPENESDRLAALHEYRILGTKPEQSYDDITTIASETCRTPIALLSLVDADRQWFKSRVGIDVEETPRDWSFCAHAILNPEPLIVPDAHTDQRFKDNPLVSGEPGIRLYAGFPLQNDAAHRIGTLCVIDRRPGELSPAQCKVMEALARQAVAFLELRKRSIRLLESVCQMENKGGMISTCSYCRKAKDEKGHWLHLDQYLSQHTTLNFSHGICDACMETHFPEVIDLWKQEGHRSS, from the coding sequence ATGTTCTCGGATGTCGTGAAAACAGCCGCACGGCCTGAGAACGAGTCGGATCGTTTGGCAGCGCTGCATGAATACAGGATCCTCGGCACCAAGCCTGAGCAGTCTTACGACGACATCACCACGATCGCGTCTGAGACCTGCCGGACCCCCATTGCGCTTTTGAGTCTTGTCGACGCCGATCGGCAATGGTTCAAGTCCCGTGTTGGAATCGATGTTGAGGAGACCCCGAGGGATTGGTCGTTCTGTGCACACGCGATTCTCAATCCAGAGCCGCTGATCGTTCCGGACGCCCACACGGATCAACGCTTTAAAGACAATCCCCTGGTGTCCGGCGAACCGGGAATTCGGCTGTATGCCGGCTTCCCTCTGCAAAATGATGCTGCTCATCGCATCGGCACCCTCTGCGTGATTGATCGCAGGCCGGGGGAACTCAGTCCTGCTCAGTGCAAGGTGATGGAGGCGTTGGCTCGTCAGGCCGTGGCTTTTCTTGAGCTTCGCAAGCGATCGATCAGGTTGCTGGAGTCCGTTTGCCAGATGGAAAACAAAGGCGGAATGATTTCAACCTGTTCCTATTGCCGCAAGGCCAAGGATGAAAAGGGGCACTGGTTGCATCTTGATCAATATCTCTCGCAACACACCACTCTCAACTTCAGTCACGGGATCTGTGATGCCTGCATGGAGACCCACTTTCCTGAAGTGATTGATCTCTGGAAACAGGAGGGCCATCGCTCAAGCTGA
- a CDS encoding thermonuclease family protein encodes MMKRIFKPLPFLLGFITFQLLLSNRSFAEFRDLVSIEYCYDGDTCRTTSGERIRLACIDAPEIRGHAADHARAVAARDRLEMLVVGKSVALRRITKDRFGRTVGELFVDGGNVQQMMVSSRHAVVHPRYAYQCPWAVCY; translated from the coding sequence ATGATGAAAAGAATTTTCAAGCCTCTGCCCTTTCTATTGGGCTTCATTACTTTTCAGCTGTTGTTGTCTAATAGAAGCTTTGCTGAATTCCGTGATCTTGTCAGCATTGAATATTGCTACGACGGAGACACCTGCCGGACGACATCGGGTGAACGCATTCGTTTGGCCTGTATCGATGCGCCTGAAATACGTGGTCATGCTGCTGACCATGCTCGTGCTGTTGCTGCGCGTGATCGACTGGAGATGTTGGTTGTGGGAAAGTCCGTTGCTCTTCGACGGATTACCAAGGACCGTTTTGGACGAACGGTTGGTGAATTATTCGTCGATGGTGGGAATGTACAACAAATGATGGTGTCCAGTCGCCATGCCGTGGTTCATCCAAGGTATGCATATCAATGCCCCTGGGCTGTCTGCTACTGA